The Littorina saxatilis isolate snail1 linkage group LG13, US_GU_Lsax_2.0, whole genome shotgun sequence genome contains a region encoding:
- the LOC138946384 gene encoding uncharacterized protein encodes MFVLTLLFSLLLSACRGLQWPEQLQDNDGPMEVCSGENIRLLWNYTLSDGERVKDMVWTCQPEDKAMGLLASYVDDTFVPMSEFSGRLSHLQDGGIELSCATILESGNYSVAVTTIDSTGTETLYRQTAWVKVVDTPKTQNGHIEVIQEREAVRDDTSDRQWHVHLSCGHFSDLGHPPVEAEWKTPDGQTLSSSYLQTGHFHLLLDNPVKGGNYTCYLPSLSPATRCLARDSALRLGVAVDIDEVGARFSMVEARQVQMQADTLFEIEQLHGVNAALKNDTEKLRLGLASASLLISFHAGLTSHFTGIGTLKPFTAITNAGDAFTESTGIFTAPTSGTYFFAGSTGTGRADKWVDMFLSKEGVTVARALTYQYSSFKTMGSVQATLYLAAGQRVWLGSATAITHYIADTTSFSGFLIHAD; translated from the exons ATGTTTGTGCTCACGCTCCTATTTTCGCTGCTTTTGTCTG CGTGCAGAGGTCTGCAATGGCCAGAACAACTTCAAGACAACGACGGGCCTATGGAGGTGTGCTCTGGGGAAAACATTCGTCTCTTGTGGAACTACACACTCAGCGACGGCGAACGTGTGAAAG ACATGGTGTGGACGTGCCAACCCGAGGACAAAGCCATGGGGCTGTTAGCCTCCTATGTGGACGACACCTTTGTGCCCATGTCTGAGTTCTCTGGACGCCTTTCCCACCTGCAGGACGGGGGGATAGAGCTGAGCTGCGCCACCATCTTGGAGTCTGGAAACTACTCTGTGGCCGTGACAACTATAGACAGCACTGGCACCGAAACTCTGTACCGCCAGACCGCCTGGGTCAAGGTCGTTG ACACGCCCAAGACTCAGAACGGACATATCGAGGTGATACAGGAGAGAGAAGCTGTCCGTGATGACACGTCAGACAGACAGTGGCACGTGCATCTATCATGCGGCCATTTCTCTGACCTCGGTCACCCGCCTGTGGAAGCGGAATGGAAG ACACCTGACGGTCAAACGCTGAGCAGCTCTTATCTACAAACAGGCCACTTTCACCTGCTCTTGGACAACCCCGTCAAGGGAGGCAACTACACGTGTTATCTCCCTTCCCTTTCGCCGGCCACCAGGTGTCTTGCGCGTGACTCTGCGCTGCGTCTAGGCGTCGCTGTTGACATAGACGAGGTTGGGGCTCGCTTCTCAATGGTAGAAGCACGGCAAGTACAGATGCAGGCCGACACGTTGTTTGAGATCGAACAACTGCACGGCGTCAATGCTGCACTGAAGAACGACACAGAGAAACTCAGGCTTGGCTTAG CCAGTGCCAGTCTACTGATCAGTTTCCACGCCGGGCTGACTTCACATTTCACCGGCATCGGAACTCTCAAGCCGTTCACTGCCATCACCAACGCGGGGGATGCCTTTACCGAAAGTACCGGAATCTTCACAGCACCGACGAGCGGGACCTACTTCTTCGCGGGATCAACGGGAACAGGCAGGGCTGACAAGTGGGTGGACATGTTCCTATCCAAGGAGGGTGTGACCGTGGCACGGGCACTCACATACCAGTACTCCAGTTTCAAAACGATGGGATCGGTGCAGGCCACGCTGTACCTCGCGGCGGGTCAACGCGTCTGGCTGGGCAGCGCCACTGCCATCACTCACTACATCGCTGATACCACGTCGTTTTCTGGATTCCTGATCCACGCCGATTAA